The proteins below are encoded in one region of Silene latifolia isolate original U9 population chromosome 2, ASM4854445v1, whole genome shotgun sequence:
- the LOC141638679 gene encoding uncharacterized protein LOC141638679, protein MLDELLFPEEFKTMVMQCISTASFSLSLNGDLFGYFHGKRGLRQGDPLSPLLFTLSMEYLTRTLKYAANKFAFNFHPLCKELNLANLMFADDVLLFSRGDAQSMMILLKSFSTFSNASGLKVSATKSTSHFQGVPDHIKHDILRVSGFVEGQLPFQYLGMPIQTTRMKKTDWRLVLVKAVMSSLHSYWASMFVIPKGIISRIEATCRNFLWDSSTEYRRVPMVAWEKICRTKEEGGLGLKDQGIMNKAMIGRLVHWIAIKKDSLWVKWVQKNYLKGRECLEYTPSNSSSWVWSRICKVKEEMLPGYATGLWSAQSEYSTKDCYEWLKGSNPKMAWYKCLWNDHVIPKHQFTGWLVAHGALRTRDKLIGYGLDIEDQCLLCAQETECIEHILCECIYSKRVIQALSQKMRINFPVNDMIVWCTQRTRSMLQKGMQAAMMWGVIYHIWHQRNRSNMEGMLLRPKRLAEQVIDEVKARVRGRDYKVLTKTDLDWLRQKDLYVLND, encoded by the exons ATGCTGGATGAGCTCCTATTTCCTGAGGAATTCAAAACTATGGTCATGCAATGTATCAGTACTGCCAGTTTCTCCCTCTCCCTTAATGGGGACCTATTTGGGTACTTCCATGGCAAGAGAGGTCTAAGGCAGGGCGATCCTCTTTCTCCCCTCCTTTTTACCTTATCCATGGAATACTTGACTAGGACACTGAAATATGCAGCTAACAAGTTTGCATTCAACTTTCACCCTCTATGCAAGGAATTGAATTTGGCAAACCTGATGTTTGCAGACGATGTGTTACTGTTCAGCAGGGGTGATGCTCAGTCCATGATGATACTGCTTAAGTCTTTCTCTACCTTTTCTAATGCGTCTGGACTGAAGGTAAGCGCCACCAAGTCTACTTCCCACTTCCAGGGTGTGCCTGATCATATTAAACATGATATCCTGAGAGTCTCAGGATTTGTTGAAGGACAACTGCCATTCCAGTACCTGGGAATGCCAATTCAGACTACCAGAATGAAGAAGACTGATT GGAGATTAGTGCTAGTAAAGGCTGTCATGTCCTCTCTACATTCGTATTGGGCTTCAATGTTCGTCATCCCCAAAGGGATCATTAGCAGGATTGAAGCAACCTGCAGGAATTTTCTTTGGGATAGTAGCACTGAATACAGGAGGGTGCCAATGGTTGCCTGGGAAAAAATTTGCAGGACTAAAGAAGAGGGGGGATTAGGACTGAAAGATCAGGGTATAATGAATAAAGCCATGATTGGAAGGTTAGTGCATTGGATAGCTATAAAGAAAGACTCCTTATGGGTGAAATGGGTGCAAAAGAATTATCTGAAAGGGAGGGAGTGTCTAGAATATACCCCATCAAATAGCTCTAGCTGGGTGTGGAGTAGGATATGCAAAGTAAAGGAGGAGATGCTCCCTGGGTATGCGACTGGTTTATGGAGTGCACAGTCAGAATACTCTACTAAGGATTGCTATGAATGGCTCAAGGGCTCTAATCCTAAGATGGCCTGGTATAAGTGTCTTTGGAATGACCATGTTATACCAAAGCATCAATTCACAGGCTGGTTAGTTGCACATGGAGCTTTGAGAACGAGAGATAAGCTTATTGGGTATGGACTGGACATTGAAGACCAATGTTTACTCTGTGCACAGGAGACGGAATGCATTGAGCATATCCTATGTGAATGCATATACAGTAAAAGAGTCATACAGGCTCTCAGTCAGAAAATGCGGATCAACTTCCCAGTGAATGACATGATTGTATGGTGTACGCAAAGAACAAGATCGATGTTGCAAAAAGGAATGCAAGCAGCTATGATGTGGGGTGTGATATACCATATTTGGCATCAGAGAAACAGAAGTAATATGGAAGGAATGCTCCTAAGGCCGAAAAGATTAGCAGAACAAGTGATTGACGAAGTCAAAGCAAGAGTCCGAGGAAGGGATTACAAGGTTTTAACCAAAACGGACTTAGATTGGCTAAGGCAAAAAGATTTGTATGTGTTAAATGACTAA